The following proteins are encoded in a genomic region of Thioclava nitratireducens:
- the speB gene encoding agmatinase codes for MTEHRYNQPLSGNAMPRTGGPATMMRLPSAPTAEGLDACFIGIPMDIGTSNRPGTRLGPRQIRDESRMIRPYNMATGAAPFEHLQVADIGDVPINLYDLKKSVEIIAEHYRGILAQDAIPLTLGGDHTLTWPILRAIKEKHGPVALIHVDAHSDTNADMFGETAAHGCPFRRAWEEDCLINDKVFQIGLRGTGYGADDFDWGRERGWTCIQAEECWHKSLAPLMADIRAQIGDAPVYLSYDIDSLDPAFAPGTGTVEVGGLTTMQGLEIIRGTAGLNLVGCDLVEVSPPYDMAGNTAVIAANFLYEMLCALPGVPQGR; via the coding sequence ATGACCGAACACCGATACAATCAGCCTCTGAGCGGAAACGCGATGCCGCGCACCGGCGGGCCCGCGACGATGATGCGACTGCCCTCAGCACCGACGGCGGAAGGGCTCGACGCGTGTTTCATTGGCATTCCGATGGATATCGGTACGTCGAACCGCCCGGGCACACGTCTCGGCCCGCGCCAGATCCGCGACGAAAGCCGGATGATCCGGCCTTACAACATGGCCACGGGCGCGGCCCCGTTCGAGCATCTGCAGGTGGCCGATATCGGCGACGTGCCAATCAACCTGTATGATCTGAAGAAGTCGGTGGAGATCATCGCGGAGCATTATCGCGGCATCCTCGCGCAGGATGCGATCCCGCTCACGCTGGGCGGCGACCACACGCTCACCTGGCCGATTCTGCGCGCGATCAAGGAGAAACACGGGCCGGTCGCGCTGATCCATGTCGATGCGCATTCCGACACCAACGCGGATATGTTCGGCGAGACAGCCGCCCATGGCTGCCCGTTTCGCCGCGCCTGGGAAGAGGACTGCCTGATCAACGACAAGGTCTTCCAGATCGGTCTGCGCGGTACCGGTTACGGCGCCGACGATTTCGACTGGGGCCGCGAGCGCGGCTGGACCTGCATCCAGGCCGAAGAGTGCTGGCACAAATCGCTCGCGCCGCTGATGGCGGATATCCGTGCGCAAATCGGTGACGCGCCGGTCTATCTGTCCTACGATATCGACAGCCTCGATCCGGCCTTCGCGCCCGGCACGGGCACGGTCGAGGTTGGCGGGCTGACGACGATGCAGGGACTCGAGATCATTCGCGGGACGGCGGGGCTCAACCTCGTGGGCTGCGATCTGGTCGAGGTCTCGCCGCCCTACGACATGGCAGGCAACACGGCGGTGATCGCCGCGAACTTCCTCTACGAAATGCTCTGCGCGCTGCCCGGCGTGCCGCAAGGGCGTTAA
- a CDS encoding ABC transporter substrate-binding protein, whose amino-acid sequence MKRREFLVSAALGTAALAAPTVLRAASSTLKVGTYGGYFKDSFDKFIYPDFTAATGIEVESIAEPTGEAWLVQLSQAARANQAPADVSMIAQLPRIKGERSGLWAKLDADKMSNISVLPDHFVHRYEDGSVYGTGAVSWYITLVTNTDAYADAPASWKALWDPANKDKLGLMSLATNSFLLEITATTYFGGTDILKTEEGILKVMDKLAEVKPNVRLWYRDEGQFQQALETGEIPMGEYYHDVTSLAASQGKPVRSTFPDEGAVLDSGSWVVSKASSALDQSQIFIDYMAQPEIQAKLSRNVGTAPTVPREKTDLTDEEFAAVSSDKQPILPLYDIYVDRGDWINQKWSEMITG is encoded by the coding sequence ATGAAAAGACGTGAGTTTCTGGTAAGTGCCGCGCTTGGAACGGCCGCGCTTGCGGCTCCGACCGTGCTGCGCGCGGCCTCTTCGACGCTGAAGGTCGGCACCTATGGCGGCTACTTCAAGGACAGCTTCGACAAGTTCATCTACCCCGATTTCACGGCCGCCACGGGTATCGAGGTCGAAAGCATCGCGGAGCCCACGGGCGAGGCGTGGCTGGTGCAGCTGTCGCAGGCGGCGCGCGCAAATCAGGCCCCGGCGGACGTGTCGATGATCGCGCAACTGCCGCGTATCAAAGGCGAGCGCTCGGGCCTTTGGGCCAAGCTCGACGCGGACAAGATGAGCAACATCTCCGTGCTCCCCGATCACTTCGTGCATCGCTATGAGGATGGCAGCGTCTACGGAACCGGCGCGGTCAGCTGGTATATCACGCTGGTGACCAATACCGACGCCTATGCCGATGCGCCCGCCTCGTGGAAGGCGCTGTGGGATCCGGCGAACAAGGACAAGCTCGGTCTGATGTCGCTTGCGACGAACTCGTTCCTGCTCGAGATTACCGCGACCACCTATTTCGGCGGCACCGACATCCTCAAGACCGAGGAAGGCATCCTCAAGGTCATGGACAAGCTCGCCGAGGTGAAGCCGAATGTGCGCCTGTGGTATCGCGACGAGGGCCAGTTCCAGCAGGCGCTGGAGACCGGCGAAATCCCGATGGGCGAGTATTACCACGACGTGACCTCGCTGGCCGCGTCGCAGGGCAAGCCCGTGCGTTCGACCTTCCCGGATGAGGGCGCGGTGCTCGATTCCGGCTCGTGGGTGGTGTCGAAGGCGTCGAGCGCGCTCGATCAGTCGCAGATCTTCATCGACTACATGGCCCAGCCGGAAATTCAGGCGAAGCTGTCGCGCAATGTCGGCACCGCGCCGACCGTGCCGCGCGAGAAGACCGACCTGACCGACGAGGAATTCGCGGCCGTGTCCTCGGACAAGCAGCCGATCCTGCCGCTCTACGATATCTATGTGGACCGCGGTGACTGGATCAATCAGAAGTGGTCGGAAATGATCACCGGCTGA
- a CDS encoding ABC transporter ATP-binding protein yields the protein MTNLRIERLSKKFGSFTALDDVSLEIPTGKFVCLLGPSGCGKTTLLRVVAGLETPTKGRVVVDGDDQTKVPTHRRDMGMVFQSLALFPHLDVAGNITYPLAIRGADRAKRDAKADELLKLVRLPGMGARRIDQLSGGQRQRVAIARGLAIDPKVFLLDEPLSALDAGLREHMQIELRQIQQSLGVTTIVVTHDQKEALTMADLVIVMKDGVIQQAGAPMEIYRNPANAFVAGFIGTTNLLPCTVRDGAIEVLGARLPIAEGDRIALEQGEAQLSIRPEHVAIEPAGAGGIEAEVTFLRDLGESRHVLLDAQGQEITAQLSPETQASYRPGDRVSLSFRPGERVVVT from the coding sequence ATGACCAATCTGCGCATCGAGCGGCTAAGCAAGAAATTCGGGTCGTTCACCGCCCTCGATGATGTTTCGCTCGAGATACCGACGGGGAAATTCGTCTGCCTTCTGGGGCCCTCGGGCTGCGGCAAGACCACGCTTCTGCGGGTGGTCGCCGGGCTCGAGACGCCGACCAAGGGCCGAGTGGTCGTCGATGGCGATGACCAGACGAAGGTCCCCACCCACCGCCGCGACATGGGCATGGTGTTCCAGTCGCTGGCGCTTTTCCCGCATCTCGACGTGGCGGGAAACATCACCTATCCGCTCGCGATCCGCGGCGCAGACCGCGCCAAGCGAGACGCGAAGGCCGATGAACTGCTGAAACTGGTGCGCCTGCCCGGCATGGGCGCGCGGCGGATCGACCAGCTCTCGGGCGGCCAGCGTCAGCGTGTCGCGATTGCGCGCGGTCTCGCCATCGACCCGAAGGTCTTCCTGCTCGACGAGCCGCTGTCGGCGCTCGACGCGGGCCTGCGCGAGCATATGCAGATCGAGCTGCGCCAGATCCAGCAAAGCCTCGGCGTGACTACGATCGTCGTCACCCACGACCAGAAAGAGGCGCTCACCATGGCCGATCTGGTCATCGTGATGAAGGACGGCGTGATCCAGCAGGCGGGCGCGCCGATGGAGATCTACCGCAACCCGGCGAATGCTTTCGTGGCGGGCTTCATCGGCACGACGAACCTGCTGCCCTGCACCGTCCGCGACGGCGCGATCGAGGTGCTGGGCGCGCGGTTGCCGATTGCCGAGGGCGACAGGATCGCTCTCGAGCAAGGCGAGGCGCAGCTTTCGATCCGGCCCGAGCATGTCGCCATCGAGCCCGCGGGCGCTGGCGGCATCGAGGCGGAAGTGACCTTCCTGCGCGATCTCGGCGAAAGCCGCCATGTGCTGCTGGATGCGCAAGGCCAAGAGATCACTGCACAGCTCTCCCCCGAGACGCAGGCGAGCTATCGCCCCGGCGACCGGGTCAGCCTCAGCTTCCGCCCGGGCGAGCGTGTGGTGGTGACATGA
- a CDS encoding ABC transporter permease, whose translation MSQNTEMRATPGWVGLWPALMLAVFFLVPFGIMVAVSVSQRDPAGAFIPGFELTHYARFMTAFFAKVMGVSVGVSLAAAAICVVLAFPFTVFLASMSHRAQTVALVVLLSVLSLSEVIIGFSLSTLLSKTAGISNLFYWLGMIDAPRAYTPSLFALIAGLCYIGFPFAVLVLYPPVSRLDPEIVEAARVMGASASRAFFGVIVPNLRGAIVGAFILVFVFTLGSYLLPQLLGRSEDWTLSVHITDQAIYQTNLPFAAAMSIFLMLVALALVGLASLAGRQRSAS comes from the coding sequence ATGAGCCAGAATACCGAGATGCGTGCGACACCGGGTTGGGTCGGTCTTTGGCCGGCGCTGATGCTGGCGGTCTTCTTCCTTGTGCCTTTCGGGATTATGGTCGCCGTGTCGGTCTCGCAACGCGATCCGGCCGGCGCCTTCATCCCGGGCTTCGAGCTTACCCATTACGCGCGGTTCATGACCGCCTTCTTCGCCAAGGTGATGGGCGTCTCGGTTGGCGTGTCGCTGGCGGCGGCCGCGATCTGCGTCGTGCTGGCCTTTCCGTTCACCGTGTTCCTCGCTTCGATGAGCCATCGCGCGCAGACCGTCGCGCTCGTGGTGCTGCTCTCGGTGCTGTCGCTCTCGGAGGTCATCATCGGCTTCTCGCTCTCGACACTGCTGTCGAAGACGGCGGGGATTTCGAACCTGTTCTACTGGCTCGGGATGATCGATGCGCCGCGCGCCTATACGCCGTCGCTCTTCGCGCTGATCGCCGGGCTTTGCTATATCGGCTTTCCCTTCGCGGTGCTGGTGCTCTACCCGCCGGTCTCCCGGCTCGATCCCGAGATCGTCGAGGCCGCCCGCGTCATGGGGGCCTCCGCCTCGCGCGCCTTCTTCGGGGTGATCGTGCCCAACCTGCGCGGAGCGATCGTGGGCGCCTTCATCCTCGTCTTCGTCTTCACGCTGGGCTCCTATCTTCTGCCGCAGCTTCTGGGCCGGTCCGAGGACTGGACGCTCTCGGTCCACATCACCGATCAGGCGATCTACCAGACCAACCTGCCGTTCGCCGCGGCGATGTCGATCTTCCTGATGCTGGTGGCGCTGGCCCTCGTGGGCCTCGCCTCGCTCGCCGGACGGCAAAGGAGCGCATCATGA
- a CDS encoding ABC transporter permease codes for MTSWLKRAYVIVILLLLLAPLVVVTGVSLNGPQTLRFPPVEPSLRWYGTLFQDSAWLVPLGHSLLIAACASALSVSVALPLALFAWERNGIAARLLTGLGLAPFTLPPVISALGFMVFWMTVGGYGQIWATIVSHAVFLVTLPLVTISLGLKGIDRALLEAARVMGAGRWTVLRTVIGPLVLPFIVSGYAFAFVLSLNEYIIAYMVAGFTVETIPIKIFNALRYGYTPILGVVSVLFVLLAAVVFGLIGKFGDLPRLMGSERGSSE; via the coding sequence ATGACAAGCTGGTTGAAACGCGCCTATGTGATCGTGATCCTGCTTTTACTGCTGGCGCCGCTGGTCGTCGTGACCGGAGTGTCGCTGAACGGGCCGCAGACCCTGCGCTTCCCCCCGGTGGAGCCGTCGCTGCGCTGGTATGGCACGCTGTTTCAGGACAGCGCGTGGCTGGTGCCGCTGGGCCATTCGCTGCTGATCGCGGCTTGCGCCTCTGCGCTCTCGGTCTCAGTCGCGCTGCCGCTCGCGCTGTTCGCGTGGGAGCGCAACGGCATCGCGGCGCGGCTGCTGACCGGGCTGGGGCTCGCGCCCTTCACGCTGCCGCCGGTGATCTCCGCTCTGGGCTTCATGGTGTTCTGGATGACGGTCGGCGGGTACGGGCAGATCTGGGCCACGATCGTCTCGCATGCCGTCTTTCTCGTGACGCTGCCGCTGGTGACGATCTCGCTCGGGTTGAAGGGCATCGACCGCGCGCTGCTGGAGGCCGCCCGCGTGATGGGGGCAGGGCGCTGGACGGTGCTGCGCACGGTGATCGGTCCGCTGGTGCTGCCCTTCATCGTGTCGGGCTATGCCTTCGCTTTCGTGCTCAGCCTCAACGAATACATCATCGCCTACATGGTCGCAGGCTTCACCGTCGAGACGATCCCGATCAAGATCTTCAACGCCCTGCGCTACGGCTACACGCCGATCCTCGGGGTGGTGTCGGTGCTTTTCGTTCTGCTTGCAGCGGTCGTCTTCGGGCTGATCGGCAAGTTCGGCGATCTGCCGCGTTTGATGGGCTCTGAGCGGGGATCGAGCGAATAG
- a CDS encoding ribbon-helix-helix domain-containing protein yields the protein MCHVFAGQDPERYSSETRRLRLNGQSTSIRLENAFWDILDEIAARDGVSTPTFISTLHAEVLELRGEPSNFTSLLRCACLKFMEISADRAPLAVAAE from the coding sequence ATGTGCCATGTATTCGCCGGTCAGGATCCGGAGCGTTATTCCAGCGAGACACGCAGGCTTCGGCTCAACGGGCAAAGCACGAGCATCCGGCTCGAGAACGCCTTCTGGGATATTCTCGACGAGATCGCGGCGCGGGACGGGGTATCCACGCCGACCTTCATCTCGACGCTGCATGCCGAAGTGCTCGAACTGCGCGGGGAGCCGTCGAACTTCACGTCGCTCCTGCGCTGTGCCTGCCTGAAATTCATGGAGATCTCGGCCGATCGCGCACCGCTCGCCGTCGCTGCAGAGTAG
- a CDS encoding VOC family protein has product MAKSIHSMIRVLDEDRSVAFYDKAFGLKVADRLDFPEFTLVYLSNPESDFELELTVNKGRTEPYDLGDGYGHFAVAVDDLEAEHKRFEAEGLAPRKLVEFAPAGEVVAKFFFVADPDGYQIEVLAREGRFK; this is encoded by the coding sequence GTGGCAAAATCCATTCATTCCATGATCCGTGTCCTCGACGAGGACCGCTCGGTCGCGTTTTACGACAAGGCTTTCGGCCTCAAGGTCGCCGACCGTCTCGACTTTCCGGAATTCACGCTCGTCTATCTGAGCAATCCCGAAAGCGATTTCGAATTGGAACTCACCGTCAACAAGGGCCGGACCGAGCCCTATGACCTCGGCGATGGCTACGGCCACTTCGCGGTCGCGGTCGATGATCTCGAAGCCGAGCACAAGCGCTTCGAGGCGGAGGGCCTCGCGCCCCGCAAACTCGTGGAATTCGCGCCGGCAGGGGAGGTCGTCGCGAAGTTCTTTTTCGTGGCCGATCCGGACGGATACCAGATCGAGGTGCTCGCGCGCGAAGGCCGCTTCAAGTGA
- a CDS encoding Twin-arginine translocation pathway signal, whose translation MTTKASSKGLTRRQLLARATAAGASFVVGSGFMAARNAAWATELSALKPTTFATLVQMARDIYPHDRVDDQYYVIAVKGYDSPDAADEIEAGIAALDAAARGKGFANYLETGWEKDRVMILRGMEESPFFQKIRGGLVTGLYNQKAVWPIFGYEGESYSKGGYINRGFDDIDWL comes from the coding sequence ATGACGACCAAGGCAAGCTCGAAAGGGCTGACCAGACGGCAGCTGCTGGCGCGGGCGACCGCGGCAGGGGCGAGCTTCGTCGTGGGGTCGGGGTTCATGGCGGCCCGCAATGCCGCCTGGGCCACCGAGCTCTCGGCGCTCAAGCCCACGACCTTCGCGACGCTGGTGCAGATGGCGCGCGATATCTATCCGCACGACAGGGTCGACGACCAGTATTATGTCATCGCGGTGAAAGGCTATGACAGCCCAGATGCGGCCGACGAGATCGAAGCCGGCATCGCCGCGCTCGATGCGGCGGCGCGCGGCAAAGGCTTCGCGAATTACCTTGAAACCGGCTGGGAGAAGGATCGCGTCATGATCCTGCGGGGCATGGAGGAGAGCCCCTTCTTCCAGAAGATTCGGGGTGGTCTGGTGACCGGCCTCTACAATCAGAAAGCGGTCTGGCCGATCTTCGGCTACGAGGGCGAGTCCTATTCCAAGGGCGGCTACATCAACCGCGGTTTTGACGACATCGACTGGCTGTAA
- a CDS encoding GMC family oxidoreductase, with product MVAKFDLSDDSVVVIIGTGAGGGVLANELAQKGVKVVALEAGGRYLPEDYINDEWESFGQLAWTEPRTTSGDWRVAKDFSGLPAWIVKAVGGTSIHWAGASLRFQDHEFKTKTHYGNVDGANLLDWPIDPAELAPYYDKAEAKLGVTRTGDRPGLPGNNNFKVLEKGAKSLGYQEVNTGHMAINSIEYDDRISCQQTGFCFQGCKWGAKWSSAYTDIPRGEATGNLEVRDHCHVARILHDDKGRASGVEYFDKDGNLQMQKAKIVCVAGNSIESPRVLLNSHSTMFPDGLANSSGQVGRNYMRHTTGSVYGTFDKPVKMWRGTTMAGIVRDEARHDPSRGFVGGYELETLSLGLPFMAAFLDPGGWGREFTTALDSYENMAGMWIVGEDMPQETNRITLNHSVEDAYGLPVANVNYTDHPNDRAMRDHAYARGKAIYEAVGATRTLPTPPYPSTHNLGTNRMSENPRDGVVNKHGQTHDVPNLFISDGSQFTTGAAENPTLTIVALAIRQADFIAGEMSKGNI from the coding sequence ATGGTTGCGAAATTTGATCTGAGCGACGACAGCGTCGTTGTCATCATCGGCACTGGCGCTGGCGGCGGTGTGCTGGCCAACGAGTTGGCGCAGAAGGGCGTCAAGGTCGTGGCGCTCGAGGCGGGCGGTCGCTATCTGCCCGAAGATTACATCAATGACGAATGGGAAAGCTTCGGCCAGCTCGCCTGGACCGAGCCGCGCACCACGAGCGGCGACTGGCGCGTGGCCAAGGATTTCTCGGGTCTGCCCGCATGGATCGTGAAAGCGGTCGGCGGCACCTCGATCCACTGGGCCGGGGCGAGCCTTCGCTTTCAGGACCATGAGTTCAAGACGAAGACCCATTACGGCAATGTCGACGGGGCGAACCTGCTCGACTGGCCGATCGATCCGGCTGAACTTGCGCCCTATTACGACAAGGCCGAGGCGAAGCTGGGTGTGACCCGCACTGGCGATCGTCCGGGCTTGCCGGGCAACAACAACTTCAAGGTGCTGGAGAAAGGCGCGAAGTCGCTTGGCTACCAAGAGGTGAATACAGGCCATATGGCGATCAACTCGATCGAATATGACGACCGGATTTCGTGCCAGCAGACGGGCTTCTGTTTCCAGGGATGCAAATGGGGCGCCAAGTGGTCCTCTGCCTATACGGATATTCCGCGCGGCGAGGCGACCGGCAATCTGGAGGTCCGCGACCACTGTCATGTCGCGCGTATCCTGCATGACGACAAGGGTCGCGCGTCGGGCGTCGAGTATTTCGACAAGGACGGCAACCTGCAGATGCAGAAGGCCAAGATCGTCTGCGTCGCGGGTAACTCGATCGAGAGCCCGCGCGTGCTGCTGAACTCGCATTCGACGATGTTCCCCGACGGGCTTGCGAACTCCTCGGGGCAGGTGGGGCGCAACTACATGCGGCACACCACGGGCTCGGTCTATGGCACCTTCGACAAGCCGGTGAAGATGTGGCGCGGCACGACGATGGCGGGCATCGTCCGCGACGAGGCGCGTCACGATCCCTCGCGCGGTTTCGTCGGCGGGTACGAGCTGGAGACGCTCAGCCTCGGTCTGCCCTTCATGGCGGCCTTCCTCGATCCGGGCGGCTGGGGGCGCGAGTTCACGACTGCGCTCGACAGCTACGAGAACATGGCGGGGATGTGGATCGTGGGCGAAGACATGCCGCAGGAGACCAACCGCATCACGCTCAACCACTCGGTCGAGGACGCCTACGGGCTGCCGGTCGCGAATGTGAATTACACCGATCACCCGAACGATCGGGCGATGCGCGATCACGCCTATGCCCGTGGCAAGGCGATCTACGAAGCGGTTGGGGCGACCCGGACGCTGCCGACGCCGCCCTATCCCTCGACACATAACCTCGGCACCAACCGGATGTCCGAGAACCCGCGCGACGGTGTGGTGAACAAACACGGCCAGACCCATGACGTGCCCAACCTGTTCATCTCGGACGGCTCCCAATTCACGACCGGCGCCGCCGAAAACCCCACGCTGACCATCGTGGCGCTCGCGATCCGGCAGGCTGACTTCATCGCCGGGGAGATGTCGAAGGGAAACATCTGA
- a CDS encoding pirin family protein, which produces MTFRPVSATSQAQPALEGAGVHLHRVFGFGDPSLTDPFLMMDDFRNDDPRLYSKGFPWHPHRGIETITYVLDGQVEHADSLGNRGLLGAGSVQWMTAGSGIVHQEMPSGNAKGQMHGFQLWANLPSALKMTAPRYQDITAIDIPIEGDDDGTTVKVIIGSFWGKTGPVDGIAANPMLLDVSIPAGRRKVLPVDTRSNALAYVFAGSGTFRDASDPVGIKVEKEYRGQELNIRDMTGNRTLVRFGAGDEITVQAGNEGLRFLLMTGRPIQEPVAWHGPIVMNTQDELRQALTELNNGTFIKHV; this is translated from the coding sequence ATGACCTTTCGACCCGTCTCGGCCACCAGTCAGGCGCAACCCGCGCTCGAAGGCGCCGGTGTTCATCTGCACCGCGTATTCGGCTTCGGGGATCCGTCGCTGACCGACCCGTTCCTGATGATGGACGATTTCCGCAACGACGATCCGCGGCTCTATTCCAAGGGCTTCCCGTGGCACCCGCATCGCGGCATCGAGACCATCACCTATGTGCTCGACGGCCAGGTGGAGCATGCGGATTCGCTCGGCAATCGCGGGCTTCTCGGCGCAGGCAGCGTGCAATGGATGACGGCTGGCTCCGGCATCGTCCATCAGGAAATGCCTTCGGGCAATGCCAAGGGGCAGATGCACGGCTTCCAGCTTTGGGCCAACCTTCCCTCGGCGCTCAAGATGACGGCGCCGCGCTATCAGGATATCACGGCCATCGATATCCCGATCGAAGGCGATGACGACGGCACGACTGTGAAGGTCATCATCGGTTCGTTCTGGGGCAAGACCGGTCCCGTCGACGGGATCGCGGCCAATCCGATGCTGCTTGACGTGTCGATTCCCGCGGGACGCCGCAAGGTACTGCCGGTCGATACGCGCTCCAATGCGCTCGCCTATGTCTTCGCGGGCTCCGGCACCTTCCGCGACGCCAGTGACCCCGTCGGCATCAAGGTCGAGAAGGAATATCGCGGGCAGGAGCTGAATATCCGCGACATGACCGGCAACCGCACGCTTGTCCGTTTCGGAGCAGGCGACGAAATCACGGTGCAGGCCGGGAACGAAGGCCTCCGTTTCCTGTTGATGACGGGGCGTCCGATTCAGGAGCCCGTCGCATGGCACGGCCCGATCGTCATGAACACGCAGGATGAACTGCGCCAGGCGCTCACCGAACTCAACAACGGCACCTTCATAAAACACGTCTGA
- the wrbA gene encoding NAD(P)H:quinone oxidoreductase — protein MAQPKIAIVFYSTYGTNHAVALAAAEAAEAAGAEVRLRRIPETAPKAVVEGQDAWKNQLEKMSDIPEVTPDDMEWADGYFFSGPTRYGVSASQMRAFIDTLGGLWGAGKLANKTFTATTSAQNAHGGQEATILGLYTTAMHWGCIIVAPGYTDEAIFNAGGNPYGFSTNAGGVDEAGKAAIAHQAKRLVEMTAKLVG, from the coding sequence ATGGCACAACCGAAGATCGCAATCGTCTTTTATTCCACCTATGGCACCAACCACGCCGTCGCGCTGGCCGCAGCAGAAGCCGCCGAGGCCGCCGGGGCCGAGGTGCGCCTGCGCCGCATTCCCGAAACGGCCCCGAAAGCCGTCGTGGAAGGTCAGGACGCCTGGAAAAACCAGCTGGAGAAGATGAGCGACATTCCGGAAGTGACCCCTGACGATATGGAATGGGCCGATGGCTATTTCTTCTCCGGGCCGACCCGCTACGGCGTCTCCGCAAGCCAGATGCGCGCCTTCATCGACACGCTGGGCGGCCTCTGGGGCGCGGGCAAGCTCGCCAACAAGACCTTCACCGCGACCACCAGCGCGCAGAACGCCCATGGCGGGCAAGAGGCGACGATCCTTGGTCTCTACACCACGGCCATGCACTGGGGCTGCATCATCGTCGCGCCCGGCTATACCGACGAAGCGATCTTCAACGCGGGCGGCAACCCCTACGGCTTCTCGACTAACGCCGGCGGTGTCGACGAGGCCGGTAAGGCCGCGATTGCCCATCAGGCCAAGCGCCTGGTCGAGATGACGGCGAAGCTCGTCGGCTGA
- a CDS encoding F0F1 ATP synthase subunit gamma, translating into MSEQLAEIEARIGSVRTLASVIRAMRAIAGARVRQTQGQLASVDLHAATVSRALDRVLSLAPEPPKPEGPPLTVLFLAEQGFAGSFNARLLSALGTPPGGLVVIGTRGAALAAEQGLSALAQFPLPSHGPAIPPFADRLAETLLQLAGRAPIDAFHAQTEDGSWKACRRRIFPRPAQPSAPPSQPPLLTLPPEQLCAALFAEMLHAELCRVALHATAAENTARMLAMASAQGTTERKLDALEQTARISRQEAVTTEILELSAGVTSS; encoded by the coding sequence ATGAGCGAGCAGCTTGCCGAAATCGAAGCGCGTATCGGCAGTGTCCGCACGCTGGCCTCGGTGATCCGGGCGATGCGCGCCATCGCGGGCGCGCGCGTGCGCCAGACGCAGGGACAGCTTGCCTCGGTCGACCTGCACGCGGCGACGGTGAGCCGCGCGCTGGACCGGGTGCTCTCGCTCGCCCCCGAGCCGCCCAAACCCGAAGGGCCGCCGCTCACCGTTCTGTTTCTGGCGGAGCAGGGTTTCGCGGGCTCGTTCAACGCCCGGCTACTGAGCGCGTTGGGAACGCCGCCCGGCGGCCTCGTCGTGATCGGGACGCGCGGCGCAGCGCTGGCGGCGGAACAAGGGCTGAGCGCGCTTGCGCAGTTCCCCTTGCCCTCCCACGGCCCGGCAATCCCGCCCTTCGCGGACCGGCTGGCCGAGACATTGCTTCAGCTTGCGGGCCGGGCGCCGATCGACGCGTTTCACGCCCAGACGGAAGACGGCAGCTGGAAGGCCTGCCGTCGCCGCATCTTCCCCCGTCCGGCCCAGCCGAGCGCACCGCCGAGCCAGCCGCCCCTGTTGACGCTGCCGCCGGAGCAGCTTTGCGCCGCACTTTTCGCCGAGATGCTGCATGCGGAACTGTGCCGCGTCGCGCTGCACGCCACGGCGGCGGAGAACACCGCCCGGATGCTCGCAATGGCCTCCGCCCAGGGGACGACCGAGCGCAAGCTCGACGCGCTGGAACAGACCGCACGGATTTCGCGGCAAGAAGCGGTAACGACAGAGATTCTGGAACTTTCGGCCGGGGTCACGTCCAGCTGA